The genomic DNA CGATCCCTATATCGATGCCTTTGCCGATGCAGGCGCGGATGTTCTGACGGCGCATCTGGAGGCCGGGCCACATATCCACCGCACGTTGCAGGCCATTCGCGGTGCCGGGTGCAAGGCCGGTCTGGCGCTGAACCCCGGTACGGGGGTCGGTGATGTCGCGCATCTGTTGGATATGGTTGATCTGATCTGCGTGATGACGGTTAATCCCGGTTTTGGCGGACAGAAGTTCATTCACAGTCAGGTCGACAAGGTTAAGACCCTACGCGAGATGATCGGCGACCGGCCTATTCATATCGAGATCGACGGCGGCATCACGACCGAAACCGCGCCACTGATGGCGGCGGCGGGGGCGGATGTGC from Roseovarius pelagicus includes the following:
- the rpe gene encoding ribulose-phosphate 3-epimerase; translated protein: MSLDRSIKIAPSILSADFANFGQEIEAIEAEGCDWVHVDVMDGHFVPNLTFGPPLVKAIRKHIKTVMDVHLMIAPVDPYIDAFADAGADVLTAHLEAGPHIHRTLQAIRGAGCKAGLALNPGTGVGDVAHLLDMVDLICVMTVNPGFGGQKFIHSQVDKVKTLREMIGDRPIHIEIDGGITTETAPLMAAAGADVLVAGSAVFTGGSVSNPAPYGQNIRAIRDVAEAARAR